DNA from Flavobacteriales bacterium:
CCCGCTCCCCGATTCGGCGTAATGATTCGCTCCATGCTGGACGCTTCTGCTGACTGCTGTTCGTGGTGTGTGGTCGGGTGAGGAGTGGGACAAAGCTAGACGCCCCTTCGCACTCTGTCAAGTTGGTCGAAGGATTTTATCGCTTCGTCGAATTACGGACGTTTCGGTCGCCGAAAATGCAGGCTCCCCCTCGGCAGCATGTCGCGCCATCACTCCATCGGATGGCCATAGGCTCTGGGCCTTGTCATTCTCCTGACAATCTCCCTGGCGAGGTGCGCAAGGAAGAGCACGTTGGTCACTAGGTAACGCTTCCAGAGTCTTCGGGGTTCGAGCCAGAGCCGGTAGAGCCATTCCAAGGACAGCGAACGCATCCATTTCGGGGCGCGCGAGTCGATGCCGGCATAGAGCAGGAAGGCACCTCCCAAGCCCAGCATCACCCCGTTCACACGCCCCTTGAGCGCCGCCATGAAGCGCTCCTGCTTGGGGCAGCCTAGCGAGACCATGATTATCTGAGCACCAGTACTATTGATACGGTTCGATTCGACCCTTAAGTTAAATTGGCTCAGGGGACCATAGGGAGGGGCGTGGCATCCAGCGATGACCAAACGGGGGTGCTCCCGGGCCACGCGCTCCAAGATCCTGCGGTGCACCTCCTCGCTCCCACCGTAGAGGTATACGGAAAGTCCCTCCGACTCCGCCTTTTCCAGCAGCGCTGGCATCAGGTCATTGCCTGCCACACGCTCTTGATCGACACCGTGCAGCCCACGCATGGCCAGCAGCACAGGCATACCATCCGGCGTCGCGAGATCCGCTCCAGAAACCACCTTGGCGAATCCGCTGTCCCGGGCCTCCATCGTCATGTGGGCATTCACGCAGCACACGTAGGAGGAGATGCGCGCATGTGCCAGCGCCGCAATGGCGTCCACCTGATCTGAGAAGGAACCGCAGGTGATCGGGGCAGTGATGACACGGTACTTGGGCAAGCGGAAGGGAACTGTCATCACTCGGAGGAGTGACGTTCAACGCATCCCGGCCCGGCAGGATACAGCGCCATGCAACTTCTTGGCAATGAAAGCACAAGGCGGTGCTTCCGCACCGCCTTGTGACCCCGGCAGGACTCGAACCTGCAACCAACAGAACCGGAATCTGTCATTCTATCCAATTGAACTACGGGGCCATCGGGCGGCGAAGATAGACTTCGCGGCGTGCATGCAGGAAGTGCTGAACCGGTGCAATCATCGAAGGGCTGGGGGGCATCAGTCAAACCGCTCATATCCCGCGAATTCCGCTTACATTTGCGGCCCCAATTCAGGGAACGCCCATGCAGGGATGCCATGGGCTCACCCGTCAAACCCTTCCGGACAGCATCCTCCCGGTCCGGGATACAAGCAGGAACAGATGTCAACCGTAGAGAACAACAAGGTCACCTTCGCCGAACCGCCCGCCGATTTCGATTGGGCCGCCATCGAGGATGACAGGAAGAGCCAGGCCGCTGATGCGCGCCAGCAGATGGAGGCCGCCTACGAGAAGACCCTGAGCAGCATCTCCGAGAAGGAGGTCCTCATGGGCACCGTGGTGGGCATGAACAAGAAGGAGGTGGTGATCAACATCGGCTACAAGTCCGAGGGCGTTGTTCCCATCAGTGAATTCCGCTACAAGCCCGATCTGAAGATCGGCGACCAGGTGGAGGTGTACATCGAGAAGCAGGAGGACAAGGGCGGCCAGATGGTGGTGAGCCACAAGACCGCGCGCGTGCACAACGCGTGGGGCAAGGTGAACCACGCCATGGAGACCAACGAGGTGATCACCGGCTACGTGAAATGCCGCACCAAGGGCGGTCTCATCGTGGACGTGTTCGGCATCGAGGCCTTCCTGCCCGGCTCGCAGATCGACGTGAAGCCGATCCGCGACTACGACCAGTTCGTGGGCAAGAACATGGAGTTCAAGGTGGTGAAGATCAACCAGGAGTTCAAGAACGTGGTGGTCTCGCACAAGGCGCTGATCGAGGCTGAACTGGAAGCCCAGAAGAAGCAGATCATCGGCGGCCTGGAGAAGGGCCAGGTGCTGGAAGGCACCGTGAAGAACATCACCAGCTACGGCGTGTTCGTGGACCTGGGCGGCGTGGACGGCC
Protein-coding regions in this window:
- a CDS encoding WecB/TagA/CpsF family glycosyltransferase, with product MTVPFRLPKYRVITAPITCGSFSDQVDAIAALAHARISSYVCCVNAHMTMEARDSGFAKVVSGADLATPDGMPVLLAMRGLHGVDQERVAGNDLMPALLEKAESEGLSVYLYGGSEEVHRRILERVAREHPRLVIAGCHAPPYGPLSQFNLRVESNRINSTGAQIIMVSLGCPKQERFMAALKGRVNGVMLGLGGAFLLYAGIDSRAPKWMRSLSLEWLYRLWLEPRRLWKRYLVTNVLFLAHLAREIVRRMTRPRAYGHPME